The genome window TTCCATCACCGATTAAATATGAGGTTGGTTTATAACCTCCAACAACATGAGCCATTAAGCCTGTCGTAGATGTTTTACCATGTGCACCAGTAATAGCAATCGACGTATAATTACCGATATATTCACCTAAAAATTTATGGTAGCGAATAACTTCTACACCGATTTGGCGAGCACGCTCTAATTCAGGATGATCATCAGGAAATGCGTTCCCTGCAATAACTGTCATACCTTCTTTAATATTATCTGCATTAAATGTAAAAATTGGAATATTACGATCACGTAACGGCTGTTCCGTGAAGAAATATTTATCAATATCTGAGCCCTGTACTTGTTCACCAGCATCAAATAAGATTTGTGCAAGTGGACTCATGCCAGAACCTTTAATGCCTGTGAAATGAAAAACTGTCATTAATTAAACCCCCCGGGAATTCAATATCCCTTCTATCATCTATTAGGTGTACCATATTTTTTCACTAATTATTAGGTATTAATACCTTTACAAGTGCTAAAAAATACGTACTAATCAACACATCTTGTCTATTATAGCACTATTTATGCACAAGGATAAATGTGTAACTTTTCTAAAAATACTAATTTTGACGCAAATTAGATAATCCATACGAAAACAATGCAATTCTTATTCAAACATAGCAATTAAATCTTCTTCGGTAATGTAACTTTCTCGTGGTTTACTGCCTCTTGCCTCCGACACAAAGCCATGAGATTCTAACATATCGATTAAACGAGCAGCACGATTATAGCCAATATGGTATTTTCGCTGAATCAAGGAAGTAGATGCTCCTCCCTGTTCATACACAAATCGGCATACATCCTCAAACAGATCATCCTGCTCAGCAGAAACCTCCGTTTTCTTTAAAAGTTCCTCTTGGTCGAATATATAATCAGGCTCTCCTTGCTCACGAACATGCTCAATAATCGCTTCAATTTCATCATCTGTCACAAATGTTCCCTGCAAACGCACAGGAGCAGACATACCATTACCTAAATATAACATATCGCCTCGTCCAAGTAATCTTTCTGCTCCTTGCCCATCTAAAATAGTACGCGAATCGATTTGTGAAGATACCGCAAAGGCAACACGTGTAGGAATATTTGATTTAATAAGCCCTGTTATAACGTCAACAGACGGTCTTTGAGTCGCAACAATTAAATGGATACCACAAGCACGTGCCTTTTGAGCAATACGACAAATCGCTTCCTCTACATCTGCCGGAGACATCATCATTAAATCTGCCAATTCATCAATGACAATTAGCATATACGGTAATTTTAAGCTATGTTCATTATTTTTATCCGCAATTGCATTATAACGTGTAATATCACGTGCACCAGCATGAGCAAATAGTTGATAACGACGCTCCATTTCCTCCACTGCCCATTTCAGTGCAGCTGTAGCAGCCTTAACATCAGTGATGACTGGGCTAACTAAATGCGGAATATGATTAAACGGTGCTAATTCTACCATTTTAGGATCAATAAGCATCAGCTTTAATTCATGCGGTGCAGCTTTATATAATAAACTAACCAAAATTGAATTGATACAAACTGATTTACCGGAACCTGTAGCTCCGGCAATTAAGCCATGTGGCATTTTTCGTAAATCAATGGTTACAGGCTTCCCTGTTAAATCCAGACCCAATGCTGCTTCCAACGGTGAATCTGACTCGAGGAAAGAAGCACTATTTGTCACTTCCGATAATCGAACAGCGCGAGATACACGATTCGGTATCTCAATGCCAATTGAGCTCTTCCCAGGAATCGGAGCTTGGATGCGGATATCTTTCGCTGCCAATGCAAGCTTCAAATCATCTGCTAGATTGCGGATTTTACTAACCTTCGTACCATGACTTACTGTTATTTCAAATTGTGTCACGGCAGGTCCTTGCATAATGGATTCTATTTGAGCTGAGACCTGGAAATAGGATAAAGCTTCAACCAACGTATCTCCCTGTTGCTCCATCCACACAGTATCTTGTGTTTTTTCCTCAGGCAGCTCTAAAAACTCATCATCTGGCTTTTGATACACATGAACGGGCTTTTGAGGATTTTCCATCACTTGATTTTCCGTTAGTGTTTCAGCTGATAAGGAAGGTGGCTCTTGATATTCTCCTGCGTCAATAGAATCCTCCTCTGGAATGACTACATTTTCTGTAGTAAGCTCATTTTCAGTAGTTGATTCTGCTTTCATTTCGGTAGTTGCTGAAATTTCGTCATAGCTCTCAATATCTATTACTGTTTTTTCTAATGTCGAAACGCTAGACATTGTTGCAACTGGTGACATTGTAATGACTGATACACTCTCTGTTGCAGCATTGATTGGTGCAGAATTTTGAATAGAAACCTCGTTTTCTTTCGTCGATTGCGGTGCTGTTTTATCGTCTAACTCTAACTCACCATTCTCTAAAGGTATAAAATGTTGAATTTCTTCTTTATTGGTTGGTGCTATTTGATGTTCTACCTCCAAGTTAATAAGCTCAGAAGAAGGCTCTTGCTCCTCTTCGGCTTCTTCAACAAGTGCTGGAGTTGGCTTTATATTTTTAAATTGCTGTTGGACTCTCCATTTCTCTTTATCTGTTTTTAACATTAATACATTAAAAGGAATACCGCTTTTTTCTTGCTTTGTCACGTCTTCTACAGATTGTTCTTGTTCATCATCTTCGTTCGTCGACGGCTGAACTACTGTAACTTCACCAATATGGATGGTAGAATTCTCTATTTGTACCTGTTCAACAACTACTTCTTTTACATGAATTTCTGATTGATCAGCTGAAAGTTGTTCAACACCTAGCTCATGCTGAACGGCCGCTTTCACTTGGTCTTCAAATTCTACGGCAAAAGAGGTTGTTTGCGGTACAAGTAATTCTGTATTCGTTACATCACTAGGATGGCTCGTTTCGTCAGCTAATTTTTCATCAAAAGTAATCGGTTCCGGTGCTTCAATTATTTCAGGGATTTCAGGCATATCAAGTTGTTCAGGTTCATCTTTCTGAACTGTGCTAATAGGCTCTTTTTCTTCTAGTATATTTTCAATAGCTCCATTTGTTGTCGCTTCTTTTAAAGACATAGACGCTGTAGGTATTTCTGACTCTTTCTTGTCGTGCTCTTCCTTCCGTTTCTCTAATAATTGCTCAATTGGGCTCGCCTTAGCAAAACCATAGACTGGTGACGGAACATCACTTGGTACAAAACGCTTGCGATTAGCAGGCAAACTATCTTCAACTGTTTGTTCTGTTGAATAATTAGTTTCTGTAGGAGTCGTCGGTGGCTCATTTTGTGCATCTCGAAAAACTAGACTTGCTTTTGAACGATTCTCCTGTTCAGGCTGACTGCGTTTAACCGTCGTTCTACCAGTTCGTTTCGTACGATTTGCTAGTAGTTCTCGAATGCCTGAAACCTCAATATCATAAACACTCGAATCCACAATATGATTATTTAAATGCTTCGGCAGCGATAAATCTTCAATTTGTCCGTAACGAGCATCCTCCATTTGATTGAATGCTTCCTTTGATGGTGTTGTTGATGGTGCAGCTGAAAACTCTTCATCCTCGATTAATGGAAAACGAAAAGTTTTTTGCTTTGATACAGGCGCTTCTTTAAATGAATGAAGCTGCTCAGAACGTTCTTCTTCATAGTCTTCATAAAATTCTTCATATTCGTATTCATTGTCATCTTTATTTATAAATTTACTCATTTGTTTTTTAAACCAATTCACATTATTTCACTCATTTCTCTTACACTTCTTTTATAGCATTAACTAATTCAATGTCTATAACAAAAAGCATACCATAAAAATGTGATAGAAACTTGCATTTAGAGGCTCATTCTAGACAAAAAAATCGTTATGTTACTAGCATATTAGTAACATAACGATTTTAAGAATACATATTAGATATTATCTAGTCGGCGTTTCAAACGCACTACCAATTACCGCATCTTCCGGTAAAACTAAAATTCCTTTTTCAGAAGGTGCATTTGGTATTGCTAATTCACGTGCTGAACATAACATACCGTATGATTCAACACCTCGCAAATTCCCTGCTTTAATAAGCATTCCAGAAGGCATTACAGCACCAATTTTCGCCACGACAACCTTTTGACCTGCTTCCACATTTGGTGCGCCACATACAATTTGTAATGTCTCCTCACCTACGTTTACAGAACAAATGCTTAGTTTATCAGCATTTGGATGCTTGTCCTTTGTTTCAACATAGCCCACTACAAATTTTGGAGAAAAATCTACATCAAGGCTAATTTCAGCACCATTTTTTGCAATAGCTGCCTCTAGCTGAGCTGCTAATTCTGGAGTAACTTCAACTAGACCTTTTGCATCAGTTTGAATATAGCTGCTAGCATTAAATAAATTAAATGCTTTAATTTCTCCTGTCTGTGCTTCCTTTAAAATAGCGATATCGCCTGCACGTTCTACCTCTGTTTTCACGATTGATTCTGTTGCTAATTGTACTAACAATACATCTCCTACATACTCTTTGTTGTAAAATACATTCATTGTTTCTCTTGCTCCTTTTTAACTCTGTTTTTTGCTAATATAAAGATCGGTTCTAGCTCCCCATCTTCATAAATAAAAGATAATGACGTAATCGGCACGATACCAACAGCGAAGAAATGCATCGTCATCTGCGCTAATACATCATACCCTGTTTCATTACGAATATCACCTACTATTAATACATCCTGATGTGGCACAGATAATGTCATATCGCCTTCAATTTTCGTCTGCATGTCTTTCAAAAAGCTTTCATTTAAAATGCGACTTGCATCGTAACCATCATTAGCATTGACAAAATAGAAAATATTCCCCGCAACTTCATCTTTCTTATATACAGTTGGTAGTTGCTTAACTGAAAATCGAGCCATTTCACGAATTTGCTCTACAGTTAATTGTAGTGTCTCTAACATAGATTCATCAATAAAACGATAGGTTTTTCCTAAATCAAGCGCATAAAAAATACGTGTTTCAGCGGTATGTTCAGTAGTGACGAATACATGCCCCTCCTTTGAGGCTTGGGGGTAGGATGTTGCGCGAATAACTGGATAAATTTGCGAAATAGCTTGGAATCCTTGTTCCATCTCTTGCTCCATTGCATTAAAGGTTTGCTCGATTGTATAAATGACTTCATCGATTGCAGCCCCTTGCTTGTCATTATATTTGGCTAAAATGCCTGGCAGAGAAAGCTCCATCCCTTTTCCAATTTTTTTATGGTTTAGACGTAATTTATCGTGCTTTTTGTCAAATTCAAAATCAAACTTTTCCTCATTTAATTGTTGTTTTAATAGGGATACAAGTTGTTCTGATTTAATTTGTTTCACCTAGTTCACATCCTTTCTTCAAAATCAATTTATGCTGAATGAAGAGAAAACGGCTCACATGTTTGTGAACCGTTCTGTTCAAAACTATCCAATTATTTAATCTTAACCGAATGAACGATTTTCGTCATCTCATGTAAATTATCTTCAATATGTTTGGCCTGAGAAATGGTCGTCATTTTTACGCCACCACTATTTACAATAAGCTCAAATTCATCTTCATTATCGGTTTTTGAAACAGCTGTAAAGCCGAAAACACCATCCTTTTCATAAGTATTTTCTTCGATTATGTTTTTTGAACTATCATCTTTTAATAAATTGTAATAGAGTTTACTATCTGTATCCTCGCGATCATTGATAAAAAGAATATAACTCTCTTTTCCTTTAGTTACTAATATATTATATGCATCTGAACTGTCGTCAACTTTAAAGTTTGAAGGTAAGTATAATTCTACATCCCCAACACTATCTGTATGCTCCTCTGGCTTTTCTGCAAAATCAGTTTTCGATATTTGAAGCCCATTTTTAATTTGTTCATCAACAGATTGATTACAGCCAGTAAGTACCAAAAGTAGAAGCATTAAGCCTACAGCTCTTAGCGATGTATAAGACATGTTTTTCTTCCTTTCATTGCTAACTTTTTTTCTATTTTAAAAAAATTTATGTAAAGTTGCAACTTCCCTGTTCCATTATCACTAATCTACAGACACTACTCATGTGCTAATGTAAATAAATATTGACCAACAAGAAGCGAGACAATATGCTCAAACATCATCTGACGACTTACTAACCCTTGCGTAAAAATACCTACAGCTCCCGCACCTTGTCGAATATCTCGAAGTTGTGTATATTGCTCCATTACAGGCCCAAGTTCCTTCCCGGCTCTTATTTCCTGGGCAATTTCTTCTGGTAATATAATTTGTGCACCCGCAGCTGTAAAGGTTGTGCCATTTGATACTGTAAGTGCTCCCCAATTACAAACGTACATAACACCATCCATTTCAGTCACTCCGCCTTCTAAACCAAACGATAATTGCGCACCCGTCTCATTCATTGCATTTTTTGAACGGTTTATTGCTCCCTTTAGTGTTTCCTCATGAGTCATCGGTTGTTCAGATACTTGTGAAGTAGCTTTGACATAGGTAAAATTTGGTTCGTCAAAATATTTTCTAACTATAACTTCAACTGCCTCTGTTTTTGCTTTGTTTGTTGTCCCAATAGCTATGTTCATTTTTCAAATCCCTCCTTCTTCGCATAGAAAAAGATGCCCCTAAAGGCACCTTTTAACTTCTTTCAGCGGATGTCATACTTTACACATTAGCGTGAATCGTCGCTAATGTCGAACGATCTGCTTTTTTCACTAGTTCTACAATTAAGGCTTTTGCTGCTGCATAATCATCAATATGAATAATTGACGCAGACGTATGAATATAGCGTGAGCAAACACCAATTACCGCACTAGGTACACCGTCATTTGCTGTGTGCACACGCCCTGCATCAGTTCCACCTTGTGACACAAAATATTGGTAAGGTATATGATTTGTTTCAGCTGTATCTAAGATGAACTCTCGCATGCCTCGATGCGTGACCATTGTGCGGTCTAAAATACGTAATAAGGCACCTTTTCCAAGCTGACCAAACTGATTTTTTTCTCCTGACATATCATTTGCAGGTGAAGCATCTAGAGCAAAGAATAAATCTGGTTTAATCATATTCGCGGACACTTGAGCACCACGTAGACCAACCTCTTCCATTACATTCGCACCTGAATATAAATGCGAGGCAAGTTTTTCATCCTTTACTTCTTTCATCAATTCAATTGCCAATCCACAGCCATAGCGGTTATCCCAAGCTTTTGCCATAATTTTTTTCGGATTGGCCATTGGTGTGAATGGGCAGACAGGGATAATTGATTGACCTGGGCGAACGCCAAGTGCAATAGCATCTTCTTTATTGTCTGCCCCAACATCTATTAGCATATTTTTAATATCCATCGGTTTAGAACGTTCAGCATCTGTTAGTAAATGTGGTGGTATTGATGCAATTACGCCAGGAATCGCACCACTTTTAGTAAATATTTCAACGCGTTGTGCTAGCATAACCTGATTCCACCAGCCACCTAATGTTTGAAAGCGGATCATCCCGTTATCGGTAATTGAAGTAACCATGAATGCCACTTCATCCATATGACCAGCAACCAAAACTTTTGGTGCATCAGCAACATCACTACGCTTCACACCGAAAAATACCCCTAAATTATCCTGAACGATCTCATCCGAGTACTTTTCCAACTCAGAACGCATGAACGCACGCACTGCGTGTTCATTACCTGGCGCGCCT of Lysinibacillus agricola contains these proteins:
- a CDS encoding DNA translocase FtsK is translated as MNWFKKQMSKFINKDDNEYEYEEFYEDYEEERSEQLHSFKEAPVSKQKTFRFPLIEDEEFSAAPSTTPSKEAFNQMEDARYGQIEDLSLPKHLNNHIVDSSVYDIEVSGIRELLANRTKRTGRTTVKRSQPEQENRSKASLVFRDAQNEPPTTPTETNYSTEQTVEDSLPANRKRFVPSDVPSPVYGFAKASPIEQLLEKRKEEHDKKESEIPTASMSLKEATTNGAIENILEEKEPISTVQKDEPEQLDMPEIPEIIEAPEPITFDEKLADETSHPSDVTNTELLVPQTTSFAVEFEDQVKAAVQHELGVEQLSADQSEIHVKEVVVEQVQIENSTIHIGEVTVVQPSTNEDDEQEQSVEDVTKQEKSGIPFNVLMLKTDKEKWRVQQQFKNIKPTPALVEEAEEEQEPSSELINLEVEHQIAPTNKEEIQHFIPLENGELELDDKTAPQSTKENEVSIQNSAPINAATESVSVITMSPVATMSSVSTLEKTVIDIESYDEISATTEMKAESTTENELTTENVVIPEEDSIDAGEYQEPPSLSAETLTENQVMENPQKPVHVYQKPDDEFLELPEEKTQDTVWMEQQGDTLVEALSYFQVSAQIESIMQGPAVTQFEITVSHGTKVSKIRNLADDLKLALAAKDIRIQAPIPGKSSIGIEIPNRVSRAVRLSEVTNSASFLESDSPLEAALGLDLTGKPVTIDLRKMPHGLIAGATGSGKSVCINSILVSLLYKAAPHELKLMLIDPKMVELAPFNHIPHLVSPVITDVKAATAALKWAVEEMERRYQLFAHAGARDITRYNAIADKNNEHSLKLPYMLIVIDELADLMMMSPADVEEAICRIAQKARACGIHLIVATQRPSVDVITGLIKSNIPTRVAFAVSSQIDSRTILDGQGAERLLGRGDMLYLGNGMSAPVRLQGTFVTDDEIEAIIEHVREQGEPDYIFDQEELLKKTEVSAEQDDLFEDVCRFVYEQGGASTSLIQRKYHIGYNRAARLIDMLESHGFVSEARGSKPRESYITEEDLIAMFE
- the ytpR gene encoding YtpR family tRNA-binding protein, which codes for MNVFYNKEYVGDVLLVQLATESIVKTEVERAGDIAILKEAQTGEIKAFNLFNASSYIQTDAKGLVEVTPELAAQLEAAIAKNGAEISLDVDFSPKFVVGYVETKDKHPNADKLSICSVNVGEETLQIVCGAPNVEAGQKVVVAKIGAVMPSGMLIKAGNLRGVESYGMLCSARELAIPNAPSEKGILVLPEDAVIGSAFETPTR
- a CDS encoding DUF1444 domain-containing protein; the protein is MKQIKSEQLVSLLKQQLNEEKFDFEFDKKHDKLRLNHKKIGKGMELSLPGILAKYNDKQGAAIDEVIYTIEQTFNAMEQEMEQGFQAISQIYPVIRATSYPQASKEGHVFVTTEHTAETRIFYALDLGKTYRFIDESMLETLQLTVEQIREMARFSVKQLPTVYKKDEVAGNIFYFVNANDGYDASRILNESFLKDMQTKIEGDMTLSVPHQDVLIVGDIRNETGYDVLAQMTMHFFAVGIVPITSLSFIYEDGELEPIFILAKNRVKKEQEKQ
- a CDS encoding DUF84 family protein — encoded protein: MNIAIGTTNKAKTEAVEVIVRKYFDEPNFTYVKATSQVSEQPMTHEETLKGAINRSKNAMNETGAQLSFGLEGGVTEMDGVMYVCNWGALTVSNGTTFTAAGAQIILPEEIAQEIRAGKELGPVMEQYTQLRDIRQGAGAVGIFTQGLVSRQMMFEHIVSLLVGQYLFTLAHE
- a CDS encoding M42 family metallopeptidase translates to MNEETLQLFKTLTELPGAPGNEHAVRAFMRSELEKYSDEIVQDNLGVFFGVKRSDVADAPKVLVAGHMDEVAFMVTSITDNGMIRFQTLGGWWNQVMLAQRVEIFTKSGAIPGVIASIPPHLLTDAERSKPMDIKNMLIDVGADNKEDAIALGVRPGQSIIPVCPFTPMANPKKIMAKAWDNRYGCGLAIELMKEVKDEKLASHLYSGANVMEEVGLRGAQVSANMIKPDLFFALDASPANDMSGEKNQFGQLGKGALLRILDRTMVTHRGMREFILDTAETNHIPYQYFVSQGGTDAGRVHTANDGVPSAVIGVCSRYIHTSASIIHIDDYAAAKALIVELVKKADRSTLATIHANV